Proteins encoded within one genomic window of Bombina bombina isolate aBomBom1 chromosome 1, aBomBom1.pri, whole genome shotgun sequence:
- the LOC128641225 gene encoding oocyte zinc finger protein XlCOF19-like, with the protein MMEIKRSQEELKSRNKVLSKESSGIIQHLSKEAISSDKNLLAAEDEKNTRKELLIDGRAMMCKKTDETCRVNYSTEKPYACSKCRKCFTHSSGLFRHLRVHAEVKPYMCSYCGKSFGQSSHLVTHQRIHTCEKPFTCGECGKSYSDRSNLVKHLKVHKGEKSWFCSVCWKSFTCSSQLRAHIRVHTREKPYTCKNCDKSFSNSSNLVTHQRVHTREKPYACSDCGKSFSSSSNMVTHQRIHTGERPYVCVECDKRFIQRSALVQHQRTHREQNSVSASDVKNDLLLT; encoded by the coding sequence ATGATGGAAATTAAACGTTCTCAGGAAGAACTTAAGTCCAGAAATAAAGTCTTGTCCAAAGAATCAAGTGGAATAATACAACATTTGTCTAAGGAAGCCATCTCATCAGATAAAAACTTATTGGCAGCAGAAGatgaaaaaaacacaagaaaagaaTTGTTAATTGATGGACGTGCGATGATGTGCAAAAAAACAGATGAGACATGCAGGGTAAATTATAGCACAGAAAAACCATATGCATGCAGCAAATGTAGAAAATGTTTTACACACAGTTCTGGTCTCTTCAGACATCTTAGAGTCCATGCAGAAGTGAAACCATATATGTGCTCATACTGTGGGAAAAGCTTTGGTCAGAGTTCACACCTTGTAACCCACCAAAGAATTCACACATGTGAAAAGCCGTTCACCTGTGGGGAATGTGGAAAGAGCTATAGTGACCGGTCTAATCTTGTCAAACACTTAAAAGTTCACAAGGGAGAGAAATCTTGGTTTTGCAGTGTCTGCTGGAAAAGCTTTACTTGTAGTTCACAGCTGCGAGCTCATATCCGAGTTCACACAAGAGAGAAACCATATACCTGCAAGAATTGTGACAAGAGCTTCAGCAACAGCTCTAATCTTGTGACACACCAAAGGGTCCATACGAGGGAGAAACCCTATGCTTGTAGTGATTGTGGCAAAAGCTTCAGCAGCAGTTCCAATATGGTGACTCACCAGAGAATCCACACAGGAGAGAGACCGTATGTCTGCGTGGAATGTGATAAGAGGTTTATCCAGCGCTCTGCTCTTGTACAACACCAGAGGACACACAGAGAACAGAATTCTGTTAGTGCCTCAGATGTGAAAAATGACTTATTACTGACTTAG